A stretch of the Metopolophium dirhodum isolate CAU chromosome 8, ASM1992520v1, whole genome shotgun sequence genome encodes the following:
- the LOC132949939 gene encoding WD repeat-containing protein 18 yields MTSSETLEVAFVSDGTSGATVWDTTNGTMLKTYRHTASIGQNCLSLLGNDYLIAADKGPLIQTWPINSQERTHQVRMLCGGKINSLAASPDGLYIAVAISEKLQVWMACSGRLLTTVSRHFQPITIIKWSSDGSYLVTGGEDGLVCVWSLAKLINTSQSSMPQTFISGDQINQSAPNYIFSDHSVRITGVYIGNCTRCIRIFTTSVDKTCKIYDLSTGIMLLSIAFDIIPSSLTVDSIETAVYIGTTVGPIRSFDLTSPPRTRECYVSDKESGIKFIGHAKAVTALSVSLFGDMLVSGSTDCTIRTWHVASRQCLRTIQLKEPVINMFLTLIPRQLTANELEPSIILKSFKKTEELDNDHFVEVYSYNDLFEEENDTFGHNEDTNIREELEKTKTINARIYEFAINSILKESEPNPKEDIDISSFSLVDLEFNGEKNGLDNDDDTFIDENSTTPRKKKRGRKRSKKNVNDANISNIYTYS; encoded by the exons ATGACTTCCTCCGAGACCTTAGAGGTTGCGTTCGTGTCGGACGGCACTTCAGGGGCCACGGTATGGGACACGACCAACGGTACGATGTTGAAGACTTACAGGCATACAGCTTCCATTGGGCAAAACTGCTTGAGCCTGTTGGGAAACGACTATCTCATTGCTGCCGACAAGGGACCGCTGATACAGACTTGGCCGATCAACAGCCAGGAACGAACACACCAGGTGCGCATGTTGTGCGGTGGGAAGATTAACTCATTGGCCGCAAGTCCTGATGGGCTGTACATTGCAGTGGCGATTAGTGAGAAACTACAAGTTTGGATG gcTTGTTCAGGAAGATTATTGACAACCGTAAGTCGCCATTTTCAaccaataactattattaagtGGTCTTCGGATGGATCTTATTTAGTCActg GTGGTGAAGATGGTCTTGTTTGTGTATGGTCACTAGCTAAGTTGATCAATACATCTCAATCTTCCATGCCACAGACATTTATTTCTGGAGACCAAATCAATCAGTCAGCACCCAATTACATATTTTCTGATCATTCTGTAAGAATAACTGGAGTATATATTGGTAATTGCACAAGATGCATACGCATTTTTACTACCTCGGTTGACAAGACATGCAAG atttacgaCCTCTCAACTGGTATCATGTTATTGTCAATTGCATTTGATATAATCCCTTCTAGCCTCACTGTTGACTCAATAGAAACTGCTGTTTATATTGGTACTACAGTTGGTCCTATACGGTCTTTTGATCTTACATCCCCACCACGTACCCGTGAATGTTATGTATCAGACAAAGAAAGTGGTATCAAATTTATTGGTCATGCCAAAGCTGTAACTGCTTTAAGTGTGTCATTATTTGGTGATATGTTAGTGTCTGGTTCTACAGATTGTACGATAAGAACATGGCATGTAGCAAGTCGTCAATGTTTACGAACTATTCAATTAAAAGAGCctgttattaatatgtttttaacattGATACCACGCCAGTTAACTGCAAATGAATTAGAACccagtattatattaaagagttttaaaaaaacagaaGAACTAGACAATGATCATTTTGTTGAAGTATATTCTTATAATGATCTTTTTGAAGAAGAAAATGATACTTTTGGACACAATGAAGATACTAATATACGCGAAGAATtggaaaaaactaaaacaattaatGCAAGAATTTATGAATTTGCAATTAACTCAATATTAAAAGAAAGTGAACCAAATCCAAAAGag gaTATAGATATTAGTTCTTTTTCATTAGTTGATTTAGAATTTAATGGAGAAAAGAATGGATTagataatgatgatgatacatttattgatgaaaattcCACAACTCCGAGAAAGAAAAAAAGAGGAAGAAaaagaagtaaaaaaaatgttaatgacgcaaatataagtaatatttatacatattcataa
- the LOC132949937 gene encoding uncharacterized protein LOC132949937 isoform X2, with protein sequence MTKYNVNVVSSDMKGRLEFMMNIYNRLMMSDQESTPSKTTADYHSLNGYIKLMQCATNSKKNKKSNKSRSHRPTATNKTINIASAIQKNYKNYSSTSSISSRPTLSRSPSSVLYDFENNSASTCFEETKRLLWAGCKTVDDALDVNRDLPMWVQTVDSNNIVKQLLTSVDASRVDKGNVHTLVAVFINFSITMIDMFGMNVNVDQHWWKHSYKIMEQLINDINVHCRAKDPNASLKVKGKNGDRMFNKALSTITQLKKIVPNDKHEVHVMQNPITPLVPPVQQPPAYQPPSPDFNNQAYVNYNYPNQNYINNYNYQGPYQTPQINRPPYCPMQYRPPYQPPYQQYPNQVRMNQPQYYQYLQQPPNPWQNNYQKPPYPVHNAQFPPSQFVANPQPKPEAKLVEVKEDDEKKWLEAQKDAKKLVNNAINHNILATRSTDSIQSSQESEEGLISNVHPVFEKMSDRDSGAPIPDDTTDRMWNFLAREVDKKVRYKFQKMIREMQDIPKEEFSKEPELYETTYQNVVRIQLFEPIRCKMINKKYENVQAVVRDFRLVFSTFRHISQSNDIKCKLMMDFMERHFNECLRKYFRGWNLDKYRSTVQE encoded by the exons ATGACAAAATACAATGTGAATGTTGTTTCATCCGACATGAAAGGTCGATTGGAGTTTATGATGAACATTTACAATCGTTTAATGATGTCTGATCAAGAATCAACACCAAGTAAAACTACTGCTGATTATCATTCGTTAAATGGTTATATAAAACTAATGCAATGTGCtacaaatagtaaaaaaaataaaaaatctaataaaagtCGTTCACATCGTCCAACAGCAACAAATAAAACTATCAACATAGCATCAgctattcaaaaaaattataaaaactatagcag tACATCATCTATATCATCTCGGCCAACTTTAAGTCGTTCACCATCATCTGTATTAtatgattttgaaaacaattcaGCATCTACTTGTTTTGAAGAAACTAAAAGATTATTATGGGCAGGTTGTAAGACTGTCGATGATGCTCTTGATGTGAACAGAGACTTACCCATGTGGGTACAGACTGTagattcaaataatattgttaaacagTTGTTGACATCTGTAGATGCCAGCCGTGTTGATAAAGGTAACGTGCACACCCTGGTTgctgtatttattaatttcagcaTTACAATGATAGACATGTTTGGAATGAACGTCAATGTAGACCAACATTGGTGGAAACATTCGTACAAAATTATGGAACAGTTGATTAATGATATCAATGTACACTGCCGTGCTAAAGATCCGAATGCATCACTTAAAGTCAAAGGAAAAAATGGTGATAGAATGTTCAATAAGGCATTATCAACAATcactcaattaaaaaaaattgttccaaATGATAAACATGAGGTCCATGTAATGCAAAATCCAATAACACCTCTTGTTCCACCTGTACAACAGCCCCCCGCATACCAACCTCCATCTCCAGACTTTAACAATCAGGcatatgtaaattataactatCCCAATCagaattatattaacaattataattatcaaggACCATATCAAACACCACAAATAAATCGACCACCATACTGTCCAATGCAGTACCGTCCTCCATATCAGCCTCCTTACCAACAATATCCAAACCAAGTGCGAATGAATCAACCACAGTATTATCAATATCTTCAGCAACCCCCAAATCCATGGCAAAATAATTACCAAAAACCACCATATCCAGTACATAATGCACAATTTCCACCTTCTCAGTTTGTTGCTAATCCACAGCCAAAACCCGAAGCTAAACTAGTCGAAGTGAAGGAAGATGACGAGAAGAAATGGCTAGAAGCACAAAAAGATGCAAAGAAGTTAGTGAACAATgctattaatcataatattttggcaACTAGATCTACTGATAGTATACAGTCATCACAAGAGAGTGAAGAAGGGTTAATCAGCAATGTACATccagtatttgaaaaaatgtctgACAGAGATAGTGGAGCTCCAATTCCAGACGATACCACAGATAGAATGTGGAATTTTTTGGCCAGAGAAGTAGATAAAAAAGTtcgatataaatttcaaaaaatgattaGAGAAATGCAAGATATACCAAAAGAAGAGTTTAGTAAGGAGCCAGAATTATAT gagACTACTTATCAAAATGTGGTTAGAATACAGCTATTTGAGCCAATCAgatgtaaaatgattaataagAAGTATGAAAATGTACAAGCAGTCGTTAGGGACTTTCGATTGGTATTCAGTACATTCCGCCACATATCTCAG tCTAATGATATTAAATGTAAACTTATGATGGACTTTATGGAACGTCATTTTAATGAATGCCTTAGAAAATATTTCCGTGGATGGAATTTAGACAAATACCGTAGTACCGTCCAGGAGTGA
- the LOC132949937 gene encoding uncharacterized protein LOC132949937 isoform X1, producing the protein MTKYNVNVVSSDMKGRLEFMMNIYNRLMMSDQESTPSKTTADYHSLNGYIKLMQCATNSKKNKKSNKSRSHRPTATNKTINIASAIQKNYKNYSSTSSISSRPTLSRSPSSVLYDFENNSASTCFEETKRLLWAGCKTVDDALDVNRDLPMWVQTVDSNNIVKQLLTSVDASRVDKGNVHTLVAVFINFSITMIDMFGMNVNVDQHWWKHSYKIMEQLINDINVHCRAKDPNASLKVKGKNGDRMFNKALSTITQLKKIVPNDKHEVHVMQNPITPLVPPVQQPPAYQPPSPDFNNQAYVNYNYPNQNYINNYNYQGPYQTPQINRPPYCPMQYRPPYQPPYQQYPNQVRMNQPQYYQYLQQPPNPWQNNYQKPPYPVHNAQFPPSQFVANPQPKPEAKLVEVKEDDEKKWLEAQKDAKKLVNNAINHNILATRSTDSIQSSQESEEGLISNVHPVFEKMSDRDSGAPIPDDTTDRMWNFLAREVDKKVRYKFQKMIREMQDIPKEEFSKEPELYETTYQNVVRIQLFEPIRCKMINKKYENVQAVVRDFRLVFSTFRHISQQSNDIKCKLMMDFMERHFNECLRKYFRGWNLDKYRSTVQE; encoded by the exons ATGACAAAATACAATGTGAATGTTGTTTCATCCGACATGAAAGGTCGATTGGAGTTTATGATGAACATTTACAATCGTTTAATGATGTCTGATCAAGAATCAACACCAAGTAAAACTACTGCTGATTATCATTCGTTAAATGGTTATATAAAACTAATGCAATGTGCtacaaatagtaaaaaaaataaaaaatctaataaaagtCGTTCACATCGTCCAACAGCAACAAATAAAACTATCAACATAGCATCAgctattcaaaaaaattataaaaactatagcag tACATCATCTATATCATCTCGGCCAACTTTAAGTCGTTCACCATCATCTGTATTAtatgattttgaaaacaattcaGCATCTACTTGTTTTGAAGAAACTAAAAGATTATTATGGGCAGGTTGTAAGACTGTCGATGATGCTCTTGATGTGAACAGAGACTTACCCATGTGGGTACAGACTGTagattcaaataatattgttaaacagTTGTTGACATCTGTAGATGCCAGCCGTGTTGATAAAGGTAACGTGCACACCCTGGTTgctgtatttattaatttcagcaTTACAATGATAGACATGTTTGGAATGAACGTCAATGTAGACCAACATTGGTGGAAACATTCGTACAAAATTATGGAACAGTTGATTAATGATATCAATGTACACTGCCGTGCTAAAGATCCGAATGCATCACTTAAAGTCAAAGGAAAAAATGGTGATAGAATGTTCAATAAGGCATTATCAACAATcactcaattaaaaaaaattgttccaaATGATAAACATGAGGTCCATGTAATGCAAAATCCAATAACACCTCTTGTTCCACCTGTACAACAGCCCCCCGCATACCAACCTCCATCTCCAGACTTTAACAATCAGGcatatgtaaattataactatCCCAATCagaattatattaacaattataattatcaaggACCATATCAAACACCACAAATAAATCGACCACCATACTGTCCAATGCAGTACCGTCCTCCATATCAGCCTCCTTACCAACAATATCCAAACCAAGTGCGAATGAATCAACCACAGTATTATCAATATCTTCAGCAACCCCCAAATCCATGGCAAAATAATTACCAAAAACCACCATATCCAGTACATAATGCACAATTTCCACCTTCTCAGTTTGTTGCTAATCCACAGCCAAAACCCGAAGCTAAACTAGTCGAAGTGAAGGAAGATGACGAGAAGAAATGGCTAGAAGCACAAAAAGATGCAAAGAAGTTAGTGAACAATgctattaatcataatattttggcaACTAGATCTACTGATAGTATACAGTCATCACAAGAGAGTGAAGAAGGGTTAATCAGCAATGTACATccagtatttgaaaaaatgtctgACAGAGATAGTGGAGCTCCAATTCCAGACGATACCACAGATAGAATGTGGAATTTTTTGGCCAGAGAAGTAGATAAAAAAGTtcgatataaatttcaaaaaatgattaGAGAAATGCAAGATATACCAAAAGAAGAGTTTAGTAAGGAGCCAGAATTATAT gagACTACTTATCAAAATGTGGTTAGAATACAGCTATTTGAGCCAATCAgatgtaaaatgattaataagAAGTATGAAAATGTACAAGCAGTCGTTAGGGACTTTCGATTGGTATTCAGTACATTCCGCCACATATCTCAG cagtCTAATGATATTAAATGTAAACTTATGATGGACTTTATGGAACGTCATTTTAATGAATGCCTTAGAAAATATTTCCGTGGATGGAATTTAGACAAATACCGTAGTACCGTCCAGGAGTGA